Sequence from the Terriglobales bacterium genome:
AAAGATTACGACGGAGTTCGTAATGTTCTGTTCGAAGAAGGTCTGCTGGACGTAAATGTTGTTCCGGGAATGACGGTGCCGACCGGAAGCGAGGCGATGATCGCAATTCGGATCAAGAGTCCGATTCACGTCGTTACTCCTGAGTTTCCGGATGCGACCCAACTCATTACGGGGCCCGCAAAAGACCGGAATACATCCATTTATAAGGTCAAGTTTTCGCGGCTCGGCGAAAACGAACTGGTGGTTCATTTCGGGAAAGACCAATATTCGGTTCTGGAATTCTTTGTCACCGAGCCGATCAGCACTTTGATCAAGAAGAGAGCGTCGTTTCTAGTCACACATCAGCAGCACAGGGATTCCTCCAAGTGGTACAACGGCCTGTTTTCAGAATGGGACATGAAGCGAAGGTACTCCGCGGGCCGGATGATAAGGACGGATTGGCCGATTACATTCTCGCCAGCGACGATCCCGGATTGTGCAAAGCCCCGTACATCGCCGCAAAGAACGCAATTTATCCAGACACAAAAGAAATTCAAGCCATCGAGTACTACCTGAAAAACTTCGTCTGGGGCAAGCTCCAGATGACGACAGAAGAGAAATATCCCTACGCGGTGTACGGAATCGATAACTGGAAGATCAACCGCGACAGCAAGCCCACCGACCGTTATGGTTGGACTGAACATTTATGGCGTCCCTACGACTATCCCCACATCGTGCTTCTTTACTGGAGCATGTACCAGATCGCGCGTGACTACCCAGAGCTTGTCCACTATCTCGACAAAGACGGATTTCTCGAGCGAGCTTATGGCACGGCGCGCGCGTTCTACACATACCCCTGGCAATTTGCTCGCTGGTCCACCAATGATCTTGGCAACTACAACGAACTAGTCATAGCCGACCTGATTGCGGAACTCGATCGCGTAGGATGGCACGATAAAGCTGATGTTTTGCGAAAAGGCTGGGAAAGCAAGGTCGAGCACTTCGTCAACGACCAACCCGATTTGTTTTACTCCGAATATCCATTTGATCCAACAGCATTCGAATCGACGGGCGCGTTTGCTCGTTACGCTATCGAGCAACTCAAGAATCCTGCCAGAACCTTGAAGGTCTCCGCTCCCGATGTGGACAGATTCACGCAGGAGCAATTGACGGGAAACATCTGCACCCGAGGCTGGCTCGAACCAAATTACTGGCAGCTCGGGGTCGAAGGTAATCTACGATACATGTCACAGATGGGCGGCTGGTCGATTCTCGATTACGGCTTGTACTACGCGAAGAATCCCTGGCCATATCTCCGTCTCGGCTATGCTTCGTCTCTGAGCTCGTGGGCGCTGATGAATACCGGAACTCCACAGTCGAATTACGGCTACTGGTACCCAGGTCCTGAAAACGATGGCGGCGCAGGAAGCGCGTATGTTCCGCAGGCATACGGCTCCAACTGGTTCGGCAAACAACAGCCACGCGGCGCCTGGCAATATAGCGGAGAGATCGATCTCGGATTCTCCGGCGCGCTGCGAGACGCTGCCGTAATCGTCGCCGATGATCCAATCTTCGGCCGCATTGCGTACGGAGGCGAACTGCACGCGCTCCGAGGTCAAACGGAAGTAATTCCACAAGACGGAGTCGGAAGGCGCTTCCACATCCTCGATGGCCGCCATCGTGTTCACCTGATTCTCGATCGCGATGGATTTGCGCTGGGCGAGCCCATTCGCTTCGACGATGATTTGCGGGAGGTCGCGTTCAAAATTGAGAATCGAAATCCAGAAGCTGGCTCATCGCATATTACCGAGATGACGGTTTCTGGTCTGCCGGGAACCTACGAAATCGTCGTTGATGGCAGAGCACTCACTCAGCACATCAGTATCTCGGCAATCACAACTACCGAGCTTCCGGTCGAGCGCGATGGCGCACAAGTTATTCTGCGCCGCTTGACAGCTAATCGGGCCACTGCCCATGGTAGTGGCAGGACAAATGCCACCGCGCAAACCGAGAGATCGAGCGTTCCATCTGAGGTCAGCGCGCAAGGGGCGATACAGTAATTGCTGGCGATCATCGATGTCGTCTGGCGGGCGCGACATGCATAGCTTGTTCAAAATCCTCGGCAGACAACCTGGGATCGTGCTGATTCTGATTGTGATGGCGATAGCCACGCTGACCCTCCCGCTCACAGGCTCCGACACAGTTCCAAAAAAGAACACCCAATCTGAATTTCTGCACGCTCAAGCTCTTCGCCTGCTCGATGAAGCGAAACTCGAAGCCGGAACTCTCGAGCCTGCATCCGCGGCTGGTCTGTTTTTGGTGGTAGGGCAGGCATATACGCCGGTGGATAAGAAGAAAGCCAAAGAGGCGCTGGAGATTGCGTACCAGAATATGCGTGCCGCCATGGAACAGTCGCCGGACCTTGTGGGCTTCATGGCTCCCGACTTAATCAGTGCGACGGTTGAAGCGGCGCCGGATACAGTTGAACAGAACCTCCCTCCAGAGAAGTTTCGCGATAGCGCACTTGCAGCTCTGGTTCTGCATCATCTTCGGCATGACAAAGATCTAAACCACGCCCTTGATCTGTTCTTCATGATGCAGGGCGATGAAGCAATGACAGTGCCTGCGCGAGAGCTTCTGATGCGCATTCCGGCCGCTCAGCAGTATCAGCGCGATAGAGTTTTTGGGGCAGTGCTTCAGGCCTATTCACAAAAGCATCATCGCCAGGTGGGTACCGGCTCTCCCGAGGACCTCGGTACCTTAGTCGTCCGCTTCTGGCGCGATCTGAGCCCATCACCGGTCCGCGATGCTATTGACGAACTCTTAAAGCAGGCAAAGACCGGAGATGCCGTCGTCATGAATTCTCCGCAAGGTACCACAACGTTTACTGCTTACCAGTTTCGATTGTTCCAGGTACTTCCAGCACTGAAGGCAATCGATCCGATCCACGCTGAAGCTCTTCTCCGAGAGGAATCTGAGACGGCAGATCTTCTGGCGAGGTATCCGCAAGGACAGCAGTCAGTCGATCCCTGGTTGCGCGATACGCCAATGAAAGATGGCGAGAAGCAAGAAACGACGTATGCCTATGTGAGGAATCCATCGACTGTTCCTGGTCTGGCGAACAGGATGGAATACAACCGCACCATGGAAGCGTTCTCTGCTGCAGCGGCGCAAGATGCTGCCAGTGCGATTGCCAATGCATCGCGCATTCCTGATCCGGCAACGCGCTTGCGGATTCTCGTCGGCATTGCGCGAAAATGTCAAACTGGGAATCCTGCAGCAGCTAAGAATGCATTGCGCGACGCGCTCAAATCTCCGCCCGACAACGAGGATACCGGCTCCCTGAAGGACGCCGCAGAAATCGCAATTCGTCTTGCTGATTTTAGTACTGCTCGCGCTGCGGTTAGCGCTGGATTGAAAGCGGCTCGCCGCATGTACGACAATGACTCCGATCCAGACGCTCCCAATATGGCACTCAAGCCGTACTGGCCCTCCGTGCAGGCTTATCGAGACATCATCGGTGTGCAGGCGAAGATCTCCCCCGACGATGCCCTTGAAACCATCAAAAACCTGCCCGATGCGGAAGTAGCGGCGTTAGAGAAAGTGATGCTTGCGGCAGAGTGGCTGAATGCGAAACTCTTCAATACCAGCCCGATGGTCGCTAAGCGTCCAAAGGAGTCCGCACAGTGACAGGCGACGACGCTCGCGTTGAATTTGTATCATTGGGCAATTGATGTCTCACAATAAGCTGATCGGAGCAGAGCTCTCTCGTCGGTGTTTTCTGCGGAGCTTAGCCTGTAGCGCTCTCGGCGCTTTCGCTTCTGGTGCGACTCCGCTCTCGTTTGCGGCAAACTCCCGTCCGGCCTTTGAGGAAGTCCCCCCTGAGTCGAGCGGAATCCACTGGCGGCACACGGCGGGCCTGTCGTCGCAAATGTACATGCCTGAGACTTCAGGGGCGGGATGCGCCTTCCTCGATTACGACAACGACGGATGGATGGATATCTATCTGGTTAACAGCGGTCCTTGCGACTTCTATACGCCTCCAACTCCGCTGAAAAACGCGCTCTATCGCAACAATCGCGACGGAACCTTCACTGACGTTACCCTGAAAGCCGGTGTGCCGGGAAATGCGTACGGAATGGGAACTGCCGTTGGCGATTACGATCGCGATGGATTCCCCGACCTTTACGTGACGCAATATCCGCGCAGTATCCTGTATCACAATAATGGCGACGGCACTTTCGCTGATGTCACTGCGAAGGCAGGTGTAGCGGCGCCAGGCTGGGCCACGAGCGCGGTATGGTTCGACTATGACAACGACGGCCTTCTGGATCTCTTCGTCTGCCGCTTCGTCGACTTCAGCAAGTCGAAAAACATTTACTGCGGTAGCGAGCAGATGCGCGTGTACTGCATGCCGAATGTGTATCCCGGAATGCCGTGCTGGTTGTTTCACAACAATGGCGACGGAACGTTCACCGATGTAAGCAAAGAATCGGGGATCGCGACGCAAGCGGCTAAAGCGTGGGGAGTGGTTGCCGCAGACATCAACAATGACGGCTGGATGGATCTGTTTGTCAGCAACGATAAGATCGCCAATTTCCTGTTTGCTAATCGCAAGAGCAAATTCGAAGACTTAGGCGCGCTCTCAGGCGTGGCATATAACGTCATGGGGCTTGCGCGTTCCGGAATGGGAGTCGATGCCGGCGATTTCGACCAGGACGGCTGGCTCGATCTGTTCGTCACCAATGTCGATCAGGAGATGTTCTCGCTTTATCGCAACAACCACGATGAAACCTTCGACGACGTAGCTGCCTCCGCCGGCATTGCAACGGATACAAAGTTCTTAAGCGGCTGGGGAGTTAAGTTCCTCGACTACGATAACGACAGCAACCTCGATCTATTCATGTGCGATGGCCATCCAGACACCATGGTGAATCGCCGCATTCCCAATGTGACTTACTCCGAGCCTATGCTCGTCTTTCACAACGATGGAAAGACGTGGAAGAATGTCAGCCGTGACAGCGGCCCAATCTTCTCGAAGTCCTTTGCGGCGCGCGGACTCGCGATTGGAGATTTCAATAACGATGGCTCGGTTGATGTGCTCGTGTCAGTAAACGATGGAGCGCCGATTCTCCTTCGCAACAATGCCGGAAGTCAGAACCACTGGCTTGGGCTGCGCTTGATTGGGAAGAAGGCAAACATCGACGCGATCGGCGCCAAGATTACTTACCGGGCCGGAGACTTACATCGGCACGCGTGGAAAGTTGGTGGCGGAGGATTTCTCTCCTCCCACGATCCGCGCGTCGTTCTTGGTTTGGGTCAGCAAAAGAAGGTCGATTGGCTGGAGATCAAGTGGCCGCAACCCAGCGGAAAGACGGAGCGATTCACGAACCTTCCAATCGATCGCTACGTCACCATTGTCGAGGGCGAAGGGAAGTGGACGTAAATGCGGCGGTCGGTCGGACAGCATAACCGTGCGGCAAGGGTCCACTTGTTTGCGCTGTCGATCGCACTGCTGGTGATCCCTATTCAGCTTCGCTGTCTGCAATCGAGGTTTCCCGATGGAAGCCAAAACAGCAACGCCGAGACCGAGCTGCAAATCGGAACTCAGCTCACTCGCTCCGGACATTTTCAAAAAGCCATACCGCACCTGCTTGCCGCGCAAGGTGGAGTATCAAATCAATATGCGGCTGAATTCAATCTAGCGCTTTGCTATGTAGCCACTCGACAAAGCACGCAAGCGATTCCGATTCTTACCGAGCTTCGCCGCAATCACGAGAGCGCCCAAATAGAGAATCTGCTCGCACAGGCCTACGTAGGAGTTGGCGACTCTAAAGCAGCACTCGATGCGCTGAAGCGCGCGGCGGCTATAACTCCGGATAACGAGAAACTCTATGCCTTCGTGGCAGATGCCTGCACCGAAGCTCAGAACTATGAACTCGGCCTCGATGTAGTCGACGTGGGCCTGCAGCATCTTCCCAATTCGGCGGCTTTGCATTATCAGCGCGCGATGTTTTTGTCATCACTTGACGAATTCGATGCGGCGAAGCCTGACTTCGAGTTGGCAAGAAAGCTCGGAGCCGGCAGCGATATCGGATATCTTGCTCTGGCACAGCAGAATCTGCTCGCAGGCAAAGTCGAAGAGGCGGTTCGCTCTGCTCGCGAGGCCATTGGCGCTGGCCATGAAGACTATCGTTTATTGACCATTTTGGGAGAAGGACTGCTGCGGTCTGGTATCACTCCCGCACAGCCACAATTTGCTGAGGCCAAGTCGGCACTCAGTAACGCCGTGAAGCTGCGGCCTAGCTATTCGGATGCGCAACTCGCTCTCGGGAAGCTCGAGTTAATCTCGCACCATGTGAACGAGGCGATTTCGCACCTCGAGCAGGCGCGCTCCCTCGCTCCTCACAATCCAGCAGTCTATTCCCAACTAGCTGCTGCATATCGCGAACACGGCGATGCGCAGAAGGCGGAGGAGACACTCGCAGTATTGGCGCAGCTGAATCGTGAGCAAGTGGAAAAGATTAGCTCCGCGCCGGGAGAACGCAAGCCGGTGGCGGGAGCGAGCAACGCCAATCGGAGAGGAACACCTAAAAATCAGTACCGTTCCCGATAGGGAATGGGTGAGTGAAGGTGGAGCTTGTCGACCCATTCTCTAACGCGAACGGTACTAACCAGTGTCTCGCGAAACACGGCCGATCGCCAGGAGCCGCTTTACTGCTTTACGCGGAATCGCGGAAACGGCTTCTCCACAATTCCCGCGCCTTCTTTTACGGCGATGATTTGATCGGCTTTCAGATCTTGGAGTTTCGTCACCACTCCGCTAGGCCAGACGATCTCCACTGAGTCCACTTTGGCTCGCTGACCTAATCCGAAGTGCAGGCGCGGATCTTGCGCCGACTGGTAGCTCATTCCGCCTTTGCGCTGGTCATAGAGCATCAGATCGCCCGCAACGACCTTCACACGCGCGCCGACACCATCGCGATTCGAGCGAGTTCCAATCAGGAACAGCTCCAGCCAGTGGTTCGCGTTGCCTCCGTCATTGCGCAGAAGCTGTGGAACTTCTCCGTTGTTGCTGACGAGAATGTCGAGATCGCCATCGTTGTCGTAGTCGGCAATGGCGGCGCCGCGGCTGACGCGATCTGCCGCGAAATCCGGACCAAGCTGATTGCTTACGTTCTCGAATGTGCCATTGCCGAGGTTGCGGAACATCAGCTTAGGTTCGGCGTAATGACTCTCGGCGTGATAGCGCTCGATGTTGTCGAGCACGTGG
This genomic interval carries:
- a CDS encoding DUF5695 domain-containing protein, with the translated sequence MADYILASDDPGLCKAPYIAAKNAIYPDTKEIQAIEYYLKNFVWGKLQMTTEEKYPYAVYGIDNWKINRDSKPTDRYGWTEHLWRPYDYPHIVLLYWSMYQIARDYPELVHYLDKDGFLERAYGTARAFYTYPWQFARWSTNDLGNYNELVIADLIAELDRVGWHDKADVLRKGWESKVEHFVNDQPDLFYSEYPFDPTAFESTGAFARYAIEQLKNPARTLKVSAPDVDRFTQEQLTGNICTRGWLEPNYWQLGVEGNLRYMSQMGGWSILDYGLYYAKNPWPYLRLGYASSLSSWALMNTGTPQSNYGYWYPGPENDGGAGSAYVPQAYGSNWFGKQQPRGAWQYSGEIDLGFSGALRDAAVIVADDPIFGRIAYGGELHALRGQTEVIPQDGVGRRFHILDGRHRVHLILDRDGFALGEPIRFDDDLREVAFKIENRNPEAGSSHITEMTVSGLPGTYEIVVDGRALTQHISISAITTTELPVERDGAQVILRRLTANRATAHGSGRTNATAQTERSSVPSEVSAQGAIQ
- a CDS encoding CRTAC1 family protein yields the protein MPETSGAGCAFLDYDNDGWMDIYLVNSGPCDFYTPPTPLKNALYRNNRDGTFTDVTLKAGVPGNAYGMGTAVGDYDRDGFPDLYVTQYPRSILYHNNGDGTFADVTAKAGVAAPGWATSAVWFDYDNDGLLDLFVCRFVDFSKSKNIYCGSEQMRVYCMPNVYPGMPCWLFHNNGDGTFTDVSKESGIATQAAKAWGVVAADINNDGWMDLFVSNDKIANFLFANRKSKFEDLGALSGVAYNVMGLARSGMGVDAGDFDQDGWLDLFVTNVDQEMFSLYRNNHDETFDDVAASAGIATDTKFLSGWGVKFLDYDNDSNLDLFMCDGHPDTMVNRRIPNVTYSEPMLVFHNDGKTWKNVSRDSGPIFSKSFAARGLAIGDFNNDGSVDVLVSVNDGAPILLRNNAGSQNHWLGLRLIGKKANIDAIGAKITYRAGDLHRHAWKVGGGGFLSSHDPRVVLGLGQQKKVDWLEIKWPQPSGKTERFTNLPIDRYVTIVEGEGKWT
- a CDS encoding tetratricopeptide repeat protein, which encodes MRRSVGQHNRAARVHLFALSIALLVIPIQLRCLQSRFPDGSQNSNAETELQIGTQLTRSGHFQKAIPHLLAAQGGVSNQYAAEFNLALCYVATRQSTQAIPILTELRRNHESAQIENLLAQAYVGVGDSKAALDALKRAAAITPDNEKLYAFVADACTEAQNYELGLDVVDVGLQHLPNSAALHYQRAMFLSSLDEFDAAKPDFELARKLGAGSDIGYLALAQQNLLAGKVEEAVRSAREAIGAGHEDYRLLTILGEGLLRSGITPAQPQFAEAKSALSNAVKLRPSYSDAQLALGKLELISHHVNEAISHLEQARSLAPHNPAVYSQLAAAYREHGDAQKAEETLAVLAQLNREQVEKISSAPGERKPVAGASNANRRGTPKNQYRSR